Genomic DNA from Paenibacillus donghaensis:
GAGAGAGCGGAATAGCCGCAAAGAGGGGGCTGGACGTATAAAGTGTGATGCTAGCCGCAAAGAGGGGGCTGGACGTATAAAGTGCGGTGTTGGCCGCAGGGAGGGGGGGCTGGACGTATATAGTGCGGTGCTAGCCGCAAAGAGGGGACTGGACGTATAAAGTGCGATGCTAGCCGCAAAGAGGGGGCTGGACGTATAAAGTGCGGTGCTGGCCGCAAAGAGGGGGGCTGGACGTATATAGTGCGGTGCTGGCCGCAAAGAGGGGGGCTGGACGTATATAGTGCGGTGCTAGCCGCAGGGAGGGGGGCTGGACTTGTACTAGCCGGGCCATCGTAGCGGCCCGGCTAATATGTGTTGGCGGCGACATCCCCGCGCCGCCTATTCCCGGGACGCGCCGGCTTCGGTTACGGCGGCGTATTCCAGCAGCGCCGCACGCCCGGCTGCGGTCAGCGTGTACCGCCCGCGGTTCACCCGGGTGAACCAGCGGTAGTAGTTGCGCTGCAGGATCGCCGCTGCGGTGGGCACACCGCTGCGCCGCCGCAGCTCGGCCGGTGTGACACCGGCGGCCGATGCCCTGCCGCCGGCTGCGTCCGCGCCGGCGGTGTCCTGCGCCGCGGCTGCGCGCGCGGCGCGCTTGGCGGCAGCGGCCAGCTCGGCCGCCGCTGCATCCGCCTCGGCGGCGGTCAGCGCGAGGGCGACGCGCAGCGCCTTCTCGCGGTAGGCGGTCACGAGCTTGACGCGCGTGCTGCCGCCGGTGTTGTAGTCGCCGCTGCGCTCGCGGAACTCATAGAGCAGGCGCTCGCGGCGCCGTGCCCCGCCGCGGGCGGGCGCAGGCGGCGGCTCCGGCTCCGCGAGCACCTCGACCAGCGGAGCCTTCGTCTTGTAGAAGACTACGGTGATCAGCCCGAGGCCGAGGCGGCGGCACAGTCCGCTGAGCTCGCCCCAGCGCTGGTTGACCGCTCCTTTTTTGTCACGCACCCGCTCCA
This window encodes:
- a CDS encoding DUF2161 family putative PD-(D/E)XK-type phosphodiesterase; this encodes MAVKHETELYAPLKLFFEQQGYIVKGEVRTCDLVGMREGEEQPLIVELKKSFNLALLLQGVERLRLSPNVYLAVERVRDKKGAVNQRWGELSGLCRRLGLGLITVVFYKTKAPLVEVLAEPEPPPAPARGGARRRERLLYEFRERSGDYNTGGSTRVKLVTAYREKALRVALALTAAEADAAAAELAAAAKRAARAAAAQDTAGADAAGGRASAAGVTPAELRRRSGVPTAAAILQRNYYRWFTRVNRGRYTLTAAGRAALLEYAAVTEAGASRE